From Pedobacter indicus, a single genomic window includes:
- a CDS encoding TerC/Alx family metal homeostasis membrane protein codes for MDTSFLTNEFLFFGGFLIFIALMLALDLGVFSKKNEVVSFKAAAIMSSIWVFFALAFYVLLRVWGNELHNVHDFETLATVTENHMHDIAAIPGDLAASIRIYNNNLALEYLTGYVVEYALSVDNIFVMVLIFSSFGVDPKHYHKVLVWGILGAVFFRFVFIFIGAALISRFDWILYVFGAFLVYTGIMMFINRNQEETMDPQENRIVRFASKHFSVTPGFVNGNFFHKIDGKTFITPLFLVLLMIESTDIIFAVDSIPAIFSVTQDPYIVFFSNIFAILGLRSMFFLLVNIIHKFHYLKAGLSFLLVFIGAKMLLHGQLAELGFTTMHSLIVILGILAGSVILSLVFPKKEQVPTKQQ; via the coding sequence ATGGATACTTCCTTTCTCACAAATGAATTTCTTTTCTTCGGTGGATTCTTAATTTTTATCGCGCTGATGCTCGCATTAGACTTGGGGGTCTTTAGCAAGAAAAATGAGGTTGTCAGTTTTAAAGCTGCGGCTATCATGAGCTCAATATGGGTCTTCTTTGCACTTGCTTTTTATGTACTTCTGCGGGTTTGGGGGAATGAGTTACATAATGTCCATGACTTTGAAACCCTTGCTACCGTCACGGAAAATCATATGCACGACATTGCTGCAATTCCTGGTGACTTGGCTGCCAGTATAAGGATATACAATAATAACCTGGCATTGGAATACCTTACTGGCTACGTAGTCGAATATGCGCTATCGGTCGATAATATTTTCGTGATGGTGTTAATATTTAGTTCATTTGGAGTTGACCCCAAACATTATCATAAGGTATTAGTATGGGGTATCTTAGGAGCTGTATTCTTCCGTTTCGTATTTATTTTTATAGGTGCTGCTCTGATTAGTCGTTTCGATTGGATACTTTATGTTTTTGGCGCGTTCTTAGTTTACACGGGTATTATGATGTTCATTAACCGTAATCAAGAGGAAACGATGGATCCACAGGAGAATCGAATCGTGCGTTTCGCATCCAAACATTTTTCTGTTACCCCAGGCTTTGTAAATGGAAATTTCTTCCACAAAATAGATGGAAAAACTTTTATCACACCGCTCTTTCTAGTATTGCTGATGATTGAGTCGACGGATATCATTTTTGCGGTTGACTCGATTCCTGCCATTTTTTCTGTAACACAAGACCCATACATTGTCTTCTTCTCTAATATCTTCGCAATTTTAGGACTTAGATCAATGTTTTTCTTATTGGTAAACATCATTCACAAATTCCATTATCTAAAAGCGGGACTTTCTTTTCTACTTGTCTTTATCGGGGCTAAAATGTTGCTACATGGACAGCTCGCCGAACTCGGATTTACGACGATGCATTCGCTTATTGTAATCTTAGGAATTTTGGCAGGAAGCGTAATCTTATCGCTGGTTTTTCCAAAAAAGGAGCAAGTTCCAACAAAGCAACAATAA